In Streptomyces sclerotialus, one genomic interval encodes:
- a CDS encoding UDP-N-acetylglucosamine--N-acetylmuramyl-(pentapeptide) pyrophosphoryl-undecaprenol N-acetylglucosamine transferase, with translation MRTPLSVVIGAGGTGGHIYPGLALADALRRAVPDAVISFVGTERGLETRLIPRAGYPLHTVDMIPFDPALGARRYLLPAALLKSGAQCRALLRAQGAQVAVGMGGYPSAPVIVGARLAGLPSLIHESNAVPGRANRFAARLTPHLAVAFDRSRAHLPGGERAETVGMPLSGPLAGLDRAALRGPARRALGIPDGARLLLVNGGSLGAARLTEAAVGLAARYRHRAGLRLLIKTGPAALDATRERLAAGGGAAVAEAVPYLDRMDLAYAAADLVVCRAGSATVAELATIGMPAVLVPYPHAPGDHQTHNARVLSDTGAGLLLPDAETTAERLDAVVGPLLDDPARLAAMAAAADPGSHARAAGLLAAKVLRLAGRTAPTIHPASSKEYA, from the coding sequence ATGCGCACACCACTCTCCGTCGTCATCGGGGCCGGCGGCACCGGCGGCCACATCTACCCCGGACTCGCCCTCGCCGACGCGCTGCGCCGCGCCGTGCCGGACGCGGTGATCTCCTTCGTCGGTACGGAGCGCGGGCTGGAGACGCGGCTGATCCCGCGGGCCGGCTACCCGCTGCACACCGTCGACATGATCCCCTTCGATCCGGCGCTGGGCGCCCGGCGCTACCTGCTGCCCGCCGCGCTGCTGAAGTCCGGTGCCCAGTGCCGGGCGCTCCTGCGGGCGCAGGGCGCGCAGGTCGCGGTCGGGATGGGCGGCTACCCCAGCGCGCCGGTGATCGTCGGTGCGCGGCTGGCGGGGCTGCCGAGCCTGATCCACGAGTCCAACGCGGTACCGGGCCGGGCCAACAGGTTCGCGGCGCGGCTCACCCCGCACCTCGCCGTCGCCTTCGACCGGAGCCGGGCGCACCTGCCCGGCGGCGAGCGGGCCGAGACGGTCGGCATGCCGCTGTCCGGGCCGCTGGCGGGGCTGGACCGGGCGGCGCTGCGCGGCCCGGCCCGCCGGGCGCTCGGCATCCCGGACGGCGCGCGGCTGCTGCTCGTCAACGGGGGCAGCCTGGGCGCGGCCCGGCTCACCGAGGCCGCCGTCGGGCTGGCAGCGCGGTACCGCCACCGCGCCGGCCTGCGGCTGCTGATCAAGACCGGTCCGGCGGCGCTGGACGCGACGCGGGAGCGGCTGGCCGCCGGGGGCGGCGCCGCGGTCGCCGAGGCGGTGCCGTACCTGGACCGGATGGACCTCGCCTACGCCGCCGCCGACCTGGTGGTGTGCCGGGCCGGCTCGGCGACCGTCGCGGAGCTGGCCACCATCGGGATGCCCGCGGTCCTCGTGCCGTATCCGCACGCCCCCGGCGACCACCAGACGCACAACGCGCGGGTGCTGTCCGACACCGGTGCCGGGCTGCTGCTGCCCGATGCCGAGACCACCGCCGAGCGGCTCGACGCCGTCGTCGGCCCGCTGCTGGACGACCCGGCGCGGCTGGCGGCGATGGCCGCGGCGGCCGACCCGGGCAGCCACGCCCGCGCCGCCGGCCTGCTGGCCGCGAAGGTCCTCCGGCTGGCCGGCCGGACCGCCCCCACCATCCACCCCGCCTCTTCGAAGGAGTACGCATGA
- a CDS encoding DUF6230 family protein, with protein MESLARGGTRWKRFAVVMVPSVAATAAIGVALSQGALAASFSVSGQQFKVSTDRLDGTGFVQYGAVDAQKGGKQIPVAVSAFSNAKIKNLCQSVVVPVPVFGDVSMKLQAGGGSTPVEAKNLYIDLDQLEADATFNNINIGVAAGSTSKGPGIKKGDKADPGSFAQEADTATLTGVKQTAWATTAGTFKLSGLKMKVSKGKNECY; from the coding sequence ATGGAGTCCCTGGCTCGTGGCGGGACCAGATGGAAGCGGTTCGCCGTCGTCATGGTGCCGAGCGTCGCTGCGACGGCCGCGATCGGCGTGGCCCTTTCGCAGGGTGCGCTGGCCGCGTCGTTCAGCGTGTCCGGCCAGCAGTTCAAGGTGTCGACCGACCGCCTGGACGGCACCGGGTTCGTCCAGTACGGCGCCGTTGACGCCCAGAAGGGCGGCAAGCAGATCCCGGTGGCGGTCTCGGCGTTCTCCAACGCCAAGATCAAGAACCTGTGCCAGTCCGTCGTCGTGCCCGTCCCGGTCTTCGGCGACGTGTCGATGAAGCTCCAGGCGGGCGGCGGTAGCACCCCGGTCGAGGCGAAGAACCTCTACATCGACCTGGACCAGCTCGAGGCGGACGCGACCTTCAACAACATCAACATCGGTGTTGCCGCGGGTTCGACGTCCAAGGGCCCCGGCATCAAGAAGGGCGACAAGGCCGATCCCGGTTCGTTCGCCCAGGAGGCCGACACGGCCACCCTGACCGGTGTCAAGCAGACGGCCTGGGCGACCACGGCCGGAACGTTCAAGCTCAGCGGCCTGAAGATGAAGGTCTCCAAGGGCAAGAACGAGTGCTACTGA
- the pyk gene encoding pyruvate kinase, whose product MRRSKIVCTLGPAVDSFDQLKTLIEAGMNVARFNMSHGTHAEHEERYHRLRKAAEETGRAVGVLADLQGPKIRLETFADGPVELVRGDEFVITTEDVPGDKTICGTTYKGLPGDVSKGDPVLINDGNVALQVVEVDGPRVRCIVIEGGVISDHKGINLPGAAVNVPALSEKDIEDLKFALDMGCDLVALSFVRDAKDVQDVHRVMDEVGRRVPVIAKVEKPQAVANMEEVVAAFDGVMVARGDLAVEYPLEKVPMVQKRLVEMCRRNAKPVIVATQMMESMITNSRPTRAEASDVANAILDGADAVMLSAESSVGQYPIQTVKTMSKIVEAAEEELLSKGLQPLVPGKKPRTQGGAVARAAAEMADFLNGKALVAFTKSGDTARRLSRYRATQPILAFTTDVSTRNQLSLSWGVETFVVEHVNTTDAMVDLVDSELLKLKRYNAGDTMIITAGSPPGVPGTTNMVRVHHLGGERG is encoded by the coding sequence ATGCGCCGTTCGAAAATCGTCTGCACCCTGGGCCCCGCCGTTGACTCCTTCGATCAGCTCAAGACGCTGATCGAAGCCGGTATGAACGTGGCCCGTTTCAACATGAGCCATGGCACCCACGCGGAGCACGAGGAGCGGTACCACCGCCTCCGCAAGGCCGCCGAGGAGACCGGCCGCGCCGTCGGTGTCCTCGCCGACCTCCAGGGCCCGAAGATCCGCCTGGAGACCTTCGCCGACGGTCCGGTGGAGCTGGTGCGCGGTGACGAGTTCGTCATCACCACCGAGGACGTGCCCGGTGACAAGACCATCTGCGGCACCACGTACAAGGGCCTGCCCGGCGACGTCTCCAAGGGCGACCCGGTCCTGATCAACGACGGCAACGTCGCGCTCCAGGTGGTCGAGGTCGACGGCCCCCGCGTGCGCTGCATCGTCATCGAGGGCGGTGTCATCTCCGACCACAAGGGCATCAACCTGCCCGGCGCCGCGGTGAACGTCCCCGCGCTGTCCGAGAAGGACATCGAGGACCTGAAGTTCGCCCTGGACATGGGCTGCGACCTGGTCGCGCTGTCCTTCGTGCGGGACGCCAAGGACGTCCAGGACGTGCACCGCGTCATGGACGAGGTCGGCCGCCGGGTGCCGGTGATCGCCAAGGTGGAGAAGCCGCAGGCGGTCGCCAACATGGAAGAGGTCGTCGCGGCCTTCGACGGCGTGATGGTGGCCCGCGGTGACCTGGCGGTGGAGTACCCGCTGGAGAAGGTCCCGATGGTGCAGAAGCGCCTGGTGGAGATGTGCCGCCGGAACGCGAAGCCGGTGATCGTGGCGACCCAGATGATGGAGTCGATGATCACCAACTCGCGGCCGACCCGCGCCGAGGCCTCCGACGTCGCCAACGCGATCCTGGACGGCGCGGACGCGGTCATGCTCTCCGCGGAGTCCTCGGTCGGCCAGTACCCGATCCAGACCGTCAAGACGATGTCGAAGATCGTCGAGGCGGCCGAGGAGGAGCTGCTGTCCAAGGGCCTGCAGCCGCTGGTCCCGGGCAAGAAGCCGCGCACCCAGGGCGGCGCCGTGGCCCGCGCGGCCGCCGAGATGGCCGACTTCCTGAACGGCAAGGCGCTGGTGGCCTTCACCAAGTCCGGTGACACGGCCCGCCGGCTGTCCCGCTATCGCGCGACCCAGCCGATCCTGGCCTTCACCACCGACGTCTCGACCCGCAACCAGCTCTCGCTGAGCTGGGGCGTGGAGACCTTCGTCGTGGAGCACGTCAACACCACCGACGCCATGGTGGACCTGGTCGACTCCGAGCTGCTGAAGCTCAAGCGGTACAACGCCGGCGACACCATGATCATCACGGCTGGTTCGCCCCCCGGCGTCCCCGGCACCACCAACATGGTCCGGGTGCACCACCTGGGCGGCGAGCGCGGCTGA
- a CDS encoding tetratricopeptide repeat protein: MQPRNMSMSGVVDLAAVKAAGEAKQKAEQSRAEAARTGQAPAAGRLVVDVDEAGFQQEILQRSTEVPVVIDFWAEWCEPCKQLGPLLERLAGEYAGKFVLAKIDVDKNQALFQQFGVQGIPAVFAVVAGQPIPLFQGAAPEAQIRQVLDQLIQAAEQQFGIVGAPVDPAAQGAEPAEAPVPAGPYDALLEAATQALDSGDLGGAIQAYKNVLSDDPANAEAKLGLAQAELLHRVQDLDPQAVRKEAADSPGDVQAQIRAADLDLVGGHVEDAFGRLVDVVRRTAGDDREAARVRLLELFEVIGADDPRVVSARTALARVLF, from the coding sequence ATGCAGCCACGCAATATGTCCATGAGTGGAGTGGTCGACCTCGCCGCGGTGAAGGCGGCCGGGGAAGCGAAGCAGAAGGCGGAACAGTCGCGCGCCGAGGCGGCGCGTACCGGCCAGGCCCCGGCGGCCGGCCGGCTCGTGGTCGATGTCGACGAGGCGGGGTTCCAGCAGGAGATCCTGCAGCGCTCCACCGAAGTGCCGGTCGTCATCGACTTCTGGGCCGAGTGGTGCGAGCCGTGCAAGCAGCTGGGCCCGCTGCTGGAGCGCCTGGCGGGGGAGTACGCCGGCAAGTTCGTGCTCGCCAAGATCGACGTAGACAAGAACCAGGCCCTGTTCCAGCAGTTCGGCGTGCAGGGCATCCCGGCGGTGTTCGCCGTCGTCGCCGGCCAGCCGATCCCGCTGTTCCAGGGCGCGGCCCCGGAGGCGCAGATCCGGCAGGTGCTGGACCAGCTGATCCAGGCGGCCGAGCAGCAGTTCGGCATCGTCGGCGCGCCGGTCGACCCGGCGGCGCAGGGCGCCGAGCCGGCCGAGGCGCCGGTGCCGGCCGGTCCGTACGACGCGCTGCTGGAGGCGGCGACCCAGGCGCTGGACTCCGGCGACCTCGGCGGCGCGATCCAGGCGTACAAGAACGTGCTCTCCGACGACCCGGCCAACGCCGAGGCCAAGCTGGGGCTCGCGCAGGCCGAGCTGCTGCACCGGGTGCAGGACCTCGACCCGCAGGCCGTGCGCAAGGAGGCGGCCGACAGCCCCGGTGACGTGCAGGCCCAGATCCGGGCGGCCGACCTCGACCTGGTCGGCGGGCACGTGGAGGACGCCTTCGGGCGGCTGGTCGACGTCGTGAGGCGCACCGCGGGCGACGACCGTGAGGCCGCGCGGGTGCGGCTGCTGGAGCTTTTCGAGGTCATCGGCGCCGACGATCCGCGCGTCGTGAGCGCGCGCACGGCGCTGGCTCGCGTCCTGTTCTGA
- a CDS encoding GDP-mannose 4,6-dehydratase: protein MTTQHNPWEGRRVLVTGAEGFIGSTLVDLLVARGARVRALVHYKPYAEKGHLARYLGPDGPVEMMAGDVRDAGRVRDAVAGCDTVFHLAALIGIPYSYDSPGAYVQTNVVGTENVCEAARLHGVRRLLHTSTSEVYGTARTVPIGENHPLQPQSPYSASKIGADMTALSHWHAFGLPVTVVRPFNTYGPRQSARAVIPTILAQLHSGARRIKLGSLTPTRDFTYVTDTAEGFLALAECDRAVGEVVNLGTGREISIGQLVEELMAASGREAEVVVDPARLRPAGSEVERLLSDNARARELSGWEPRVPLGVGLRRTSDWVGGHLHLFAPDRYQV from the coding sequence ATGACCACGCAGCACAATCCCTGGGAGGGCCGCCGGGTCCTCGTCACCGGCGCCGAGGGGTTCATCGGCTCGACGCTGGTCGACCTGCTCGTCGCGCGCGGCGCGCGGGTCCGGGCCCTGGTCCACTACAAGCCGTACGCGGAGAAGGGCCATCTGGCCCGGTACCTCGGTCCGGACGGCCCCGTCGAGATGATGGCGGGGGACGTGCGGGACGCGGGCCGGGTGCGGGACGCGGTGGCCGGCTGCGACACGGTCTTCCACCTCGCCGCGCTGATCGGCATCCCGTACAGCTACGACTCGCCGGGCGCCTACGTGCAGACCAATGTGGTCGGTACGGAGAACGTGTGCGAGGCCGCCCGGCTGCACGGCGTACGGCGGCTGCTGCACACCTCGACCAGCGAGGTGTACGGGACCGCGCGCACCGTGCCCATCGGTGAGAACCACCCGCTCCAGCCGCAGTCCCCGTACTCCGCCTCGAAGATCGGCGCCGACATGACGGCGCTCTCCCACTGGCACGCCTTCGGGCTGCCGGTCACGGTGGTCCGCCCGTTCAACACCTACGGGCCGCGGCAGTCGGCGCGCGCGGTGATCCCCACGATCCTCGCGCAGCTGCACTCCGGCGCCCGGCGGATCAAGCTGGGCTCGCTGACGCCGACCCGCGACTTCACGTATGTCACGGACACCGCCGAGGGGTTCCTCGCGCTCGCGGAGTGCGACCGGGCGGTGGGCGAGGTGGTCAACCTCGGTACGGGGCGGGAGATCTCCATCGGGCAGCTCGTGGAGGAGCTGATGGCGGCCTCCGGCCGGGAGGCCGAGGTGGTCGTGGACCCGGCGCGGCTGCGGCCCGCGGGCAGCGAGGTGGAGCGGCTGCTGTCGGACAACGCGCGGGCCCGGGAGCTGTCCGGCTGGGAGCCGCGGGTGCCGCTCGGGGTGGGGCTGCGGCGCACCTCGGACTGGGTCGGCGGGCACCTGCACCTCTTCGCGCCGGACCGCTACCAGGTCTGA
- a CDS encoding DUF6114 domain-containing protein: protein MSADTRPRLSETIGRQRRSFRVWRGQRPYWAGLLTLLAGIPIMYIPYANLTIGSLTVRMATTAGAGSLIIGVLLVVLGLTMWFQPASRVFAGVAAILLSLVSLVVSNFGAFLIGFLLGLIGGALAVSWAPGKPARAGAAEDTDGPRGRADDGAGDGFDAFGGGRPAAAGAGGSRGVLDDLSGKSPTNGTNGRHRAG, encoded by the coding sequence ATGAGCGCCGACACGCGACCACGGCTGAGCGAGACAATCGGCCGGCAGCGCCGTTCCTTCCGGGTTTGGCGTGGACAACGCCCGTACTGGGCGGGGCTGCTGACCCTGCTGGCCGGCATCCCGATCATGTACATCCCCTACGCGAACCTCACGATCGGTTCCCTGACCGTCCGCATGGCGACGACGGCGGGAGCAGGCTCGCTGATCATCGGCGTGCTGCTGGTCGTGCTCGGTCTGACCATGTGGTTCCAGCCCGCTTCACGGGTGTTCGCCGGTGTCGCGGCGATCCTGCTGTCGCTGGTGTCCCTGGTCGTCTCCAACTTCGGTGCCTTCCTGATCGGCTTCCTGCTGGGACTGATCGGCGGTGCGCTGGCGGTCTCCTGGGCCCCCGGCAAGCCGGCCAGGGCCGGTGCCGCCGAGGACACCGACGGTCCCCGCGGGCGTGCGGACGACGGCGCCGGCGACGGGTTCGACGCGTTCGGCGGCGGGCGGCCCGCGGCGGCCGGAGCGGGCGGTTCGCGCGGCGTACTGGACGACCTGTCAGGTAAGAGCCCGACCAACGGGACGAACGGGAGGCACCGTGCCGGGTGA
- a CDS encoding TetR/AcrR family transcriptional regulator, translated as MVSRMQCSPPGPRKGRARPTGRTGRPRSAEADAAILEATRAALVELGWGKLTMGDVAARAKVAKTTLYRRWASKNELVVDAVAVLFDELELPDRGCLKDDIEGVVLQFAALLARPETKTALMAVVAEATTDDALRDRIGTAVVARQKRLVVQGRERAQRRGELPPDSGGPEGAAAAARSVDLIFDVIAGAVVHRALVSGEPVDAAWAARFTTLLLTGLGGLENRD; from the coding sequence ATGGTCAGCCGCATGCAGTGCTCTCCCCCCGGCCCCCGCAAGGGACGCGCCCGCCCCACCGGTCGCACGGGACGCCCGCGCAGCGCCGAGGCCGACGCCGCGATCCTGGAGGCCACCCGCGCCGCGCTCGTCGAGCTGGGCTGGGGAAAGCTGACGATGGGGGACGTGGCGGCCCGCGCCAAGGTCGCCAAGACGACGCTGTACCGCCGCTGGGCGAGCAAGAACGAACTGGTCGTGGACGCCGTCGCGGTCCTCTTCGACGAACTCGAACTGCCCGACCGCGGCTGTCTGAAGGACGACATCGAAGGCGTCGTGCTCCAGTTCGCCGCGCTGCTCGCCCGCCCGGAGACCAAGACGGCCCTGATGGCGGTGGTCGCCGAGGCCACGACGGACGACGCGCTGCGCGACCGTATCGGCACGGCCGTCGTGGCGCGGCAGAAGCGGCTGGTGGTGCAGGGCCGGGAGCGCGCCCAGCGGCGCGGCGAACTGCCCCCCGACAGCGGCGGCCCCGAGGGCGCGGCCGCCGCGGCCCGCAGCGTGGACCTGATCTTCGATGTGATCGCGGGTGCGGTGGTGCACCGCGCCCTGGTCAGCGGGGAGCCGGTCGACGCGGCCTGGGCGGCCCGCTTCACCACCCTCCTGCTCACCGGGCTGGGCGGGCTGGAGAACCGGGACTGA